Proteins encoded by one window of Martelella endophytica:
- a CDS encoding DUF4142 domain-containing protein: MSNIDMSRRRIMIGGAMAGALAALVPAAAMASAPKENYAERTLTIGLFSGDISALAAIKAAHPVVQRFAKLEHDEASAVGGLLLGAGAATPQRPRDFADTVAKLKQMDRGTAFDLLYVDTEIEGHKALLGIQAGQVKVGGSGLDVTVATILVPFIESHLDMLHAVRTDLSA; encoded by the coding sequence ATGAGCAATATCGATATGAGCCGGCGCAGGATCATGATTGGTGGCGCCATGGCGGGGGCTCTGGCCGCGCTTGTCCCAGCGGCAGCGATGGCTTCCGCTCCGAAGGAGAACTATGCCGAAAGAACCCTGACGATCGGTCTCTTTTCCGGCGATATCAGTGCGCTTGCCGCCATCAAGGCGGCCCATCCCGTGGTGCAGCGATTTGCAAAACTTGAGCATGACGAGGCAAGCGCCGTTGGCGGCCTGCTGCTCGGCGCCGGCGCCGCGACACCGCAGCGGCCGCGCGACTTCGCCGACACGGTCGCGAAGCTGAAACAGATGGACCGGGGAACCGCCTTCGATCTGCTCTACGTCGATACCGAGATCGAGGGCCACAAGGCACTGCTCGGCATCCAGGCGGGTCAGGTCAAGGTTGGCGGCAGCGGCCTTGATGTCACCGTCGCCACCATCCTCGTGCCCTTTATCGAAAGCCACCTCGACATGCTGCACGCGGTGCGCACGGATCTCTCCGCCTGA
- a CDS encoding Zn-dependent hydrolase, translating to MATAPTINSGRLRQLLDGINRFGASAGGFNRPGFSDADMAVRDFFAAEMERDGLVVFRDGANSVFGRFGPADGPCIMAGSHLDTVVDGGAFDGALGVAVALECVRAMKEVGIVPATPIEVAATSEEEGRFGGMLGSQAMAGLVTREWLDTAVDADGLRLTDAMAGQGLNPESVLTSVRPRGSVKSFLELHIEQGPVLEREGIAIGLPTGATGIINLQVTLSGVANHSGTTPMEMRADAFAGLAEIAVNIPALIEEAGSGRITIGKVELQPNHPHTVPGEAVFSVIIRDGDEAVMDTLNRRFAEVAAVVAKRHRLGLSIEQMSVIPPVGFDPGLVALLEEEAARFELPAMRMISGAGHDAQTMMSLCPSAMIFVPSRDGISHAPQEFSEWSDIEKGAELMLAALVRLSAQPTI from the coding sequence ATGGCGACCGCACCGACAATCAATTCCGGACGGCTGAGGCAGCTTCTCGACGGCATCAATCGCTTCGGCGCCAGCGCTGGAGGCTTCAATCGTCCCGGTTTTTCTGATGCCGACATGGCCGTGCGCGATTTCTTTGCCGCGGAGATGGAGCGGGATGGCCTGGTCGTCTTTCGCGATGGAGCGAACTCGGTGTTCGGCCGTTTCGGTCCCGCGGACGGCCCCTGCATCATGGCTGGTTCCCATCTCGATACCGTCGTTGATGGCGGCGCTTTTGACGGCGCGCTCGGCGTTGCCGTCGCGCTCGAATGCGTGCGGGCGATGAAGGAGGTCGGTATCGTGCCGGCCACGCCGATCGAGGTTGCCGCAACCAGTGAGGAGGAGGGCCGTTTCGGCGGCATGCTCGGCTCGCAGGCGATGGCCGGGCTGGTGACGCGGGAATGGCTTGATACGGCGGTTGATGCCGATGGTTTGCGGCTCACGGATGCGATGGCGGGGCAGGGGCTGAACCCTGAGTCGGTTCTCACCTCGGTGCGCCCGAGGGGAAGCGTCAAAAGTTTCCTTGAACTGCATATCGAGCAGGGACCGGTGCTCGAGCGTGAAGGCATTGCCATCGGCCTGCCGACAGGTGCCACGGGCATCATCAATCTGCAGGTCACCCTCTCAGGCGTTGCCAACCATTCCGGCACAACGCCGATGGAAATGCGCGCCGATGCCTTTGCTGGGCTTGCCGAAATCGCCGTCAACATTCCGGCGCTGATCGAGGAGGCGGGTTCGGGCCGTATCACCATCGGCAAGGTCGAGCTTCAGCCGAACCATCCCCACACAGTGCCGGGGGAAGCGGTCTTCTCCGTGATCATCCGCGATGGTGATGAGGCTGTAATGGATACCCTCAACCGGCGCTTCGCCGAAGTCGCGGCCGTGGTCGCCAAGCGCCACAGGCTTGGCCTCTCCATCGAGCAGATGAGCGTCATCCCGCCCGTCGGCTTTGATCCGGGCCTTGTCGCGCTGCTGGAAGAGGAGGCGGCGCGGTTTGAACTGCCGGCGATGCGGATGATTTCCGGCGCCGGCCATGATGCCCAGACGATGATGTCGCTCTGCCCCTCGGCGATGATCTTCGTGCCGAGCCGCGATGGCATATCGCATGCGCCACAGGAGTTTTCGGAGTGGTCGGATATCGAAAAGGGCGCCGAGCTGATGCTTGCGGCGCTCGTCAGGCTTTCGGCTCAGCCGACAATATAG
- a CDS encoding phosphopentomutase, with amino-acid sequence MARAFLYVLDSFGIGGAPDAREYGDLGADTLGHIAEFCAAGLGDRAGLREGPLELPNMASLGLLEAAKLASGAYPAGMEQPARIFGRHGAATEVSRGKDTPSGHWEIAGTPVMFDWGYFPDDEVCFPQQLLDTIYWEADIAGSLGNCHASGTEVIKRFGQEHIWTGKPIFYTSADSVFQIAAHEYHFGLDRLMALCETVRKLTYDYNIGRVIARPFVGETEESFERTGNRRDISIEPPEATLLDRVAAAGRTVHAVGKISDIFAGKGVTRHVKANGNKALVDASLKAMEVAEDGDLVFTNLVDFDMVYGHRRDVPGYAAALEAFDRRIGDIVMRMQPGDITVLTADHGCDPTWRGTDHTRERVPVIAFGPGIKPGSVGIRDTYADIGETIAAHLGLAPGEHGRSFL; translated from the coding sequence ATGGCCCGTGCCTTCCTTTATGTTCTTGATTCCTTCGGCATTGGCGGCGCGCCCGATGCCCGCGAATATGGCGATCTCGGCGCCGATACGCTCGGCCACATCGCCGAGTTCTGCGCCGCCGGCCTCGGCGATCGCGCCGGTCTGAGGGAAGGCCCGCTGGAATTGCCGAACATGGCATCGCTCGGCCTGCTGGAAGCGGCGAAGCTTGCCTCGGGCGCCTATCCGGCCGGCATGGAGCAGCCGGCGAGGATCTTCGGCCGCCACGGTGCGGCCACCGAGGTCTCGCGCGGCAAGGATACCCCCTCCGGCCACTGGGAAATCGCCGGCACGCCGGTGATGTTCGACTGGGGCTATTTTCCCGACGATGAGGTCTGCTTCCCGCAGCAACTGCTCGACACCATCTACTGGGAGGCCGATATCGCCGGCAGTCTCGGCAATTGCCACGCCTCCGGCACGGAGGTCATCAAGCGTTTCGGTCAGGAGCATATCTGGACCGGCAAGCCGATCTTCTACACCTCGGCCGACAGCGTCTTCCAGATTGCCGCCCATGAGTACCACTTCGGTCTCGACCGGCTGATGGCGCTTTGCGAGACGGTGCGCAAGCTGACCTATGACTATAATATCGGCCGCGTCATCGCCCGGCCCTTCGTCGGCGAAACCGAGGAGAGCTTCGAGCGCACGGGCAATCGCCGCGATATCTCCATCGAGCCGCCCGAAGCGACGCTGCTCGACCGGGTGGCAGCGGCAGGGCGCACGGTTCATGCCGTCGGAAAGATCTCCGATATCTTCGCGGGCAAGGGTGTGACGCGACACGTCAAGGCGAACGGCAACAAGGCGCTTGTCGATGCCAGCCTGAAGGCCATGGAGGTCGCCGAGGATGGCGATCTCGTCTTCACCAACCTTGTCGATTTCGACATGGTCTATGGTCATCGTCGCGATGTGCCGGGCTATGCGGCGGCGCTTGAAGCCTTCGACCGGCGCATCGGCGATATCGTCATGCGCATGCAGCCCGGCGACATCACCGTGCTAACCGCCGACCACGGCTGCGACCCGACCTGGCGCGGCACGGACCACACCCGCGAACGGGTTCCGGTGATCGCCTTCGGGCCCGGCATCAAACCCGGCTCCGTCGGTATCCGCGACACCTATGCCGATATCGGCGAGACGATTGCAGCCCATCTCGGCCTGGCACCCGGCGAGCACGGGAGGTCATTCCTGTGA
- a CDS encoding adenosine deaminase: MKKAELHCHLEGATPPALAARLADKYGIDLSRYLADGRYLWTDFSSFIDCYAAVAATFRSEEDFADLAETYLTELAEADTIYSELFISPEQGLAAGLSRDAYMRAVSEGIERAKAKTGIECRMVMIGERHMGPEQVEGAARYAVEGRFPLLTGFNMAGDERMGRVADYARAFDIAREGGLKLTIHAGEVCGPFSVRDALDLVKPDRIGHGVRAIEEPALVERLAEEGVVLEVCPGSNVALSVFADFDSHPLRRLYDAGVGVTLNSDDPPFFHTSLAREYAIAAEMGFSEAEIAGMTRTAIEAAFVDEATRARLLARLSD; the protein is encoded by the coding sequence GTGAAAAAGGCCGAACTCCACTGCCATCTCGAAGGCGCGACGCCGCCTGCGCTCGCCGCCAGGCTCGCCGACAAATACGGTATAGACCTGTCGCGCTATCTGGCCGACGGGCGCTATCTCTGGACCGATTTCTCGAGCTTCATCGATTGCTATGCCGCTGTCGCCGCGACCTTCCGTTCCGAGGAGGATTTCGCCGATCTCGCGGAAACCTATCTGACGGAACTGGCGGAAGCCGACACGATCTACAGCGAGCTTTTCATCTCGCCCGAGCAGGGCCTTGCCGCCGGTCTTTCCAGAGATGCCTACATGCGCGCGGTTTCCGAAGGCATCGAGCGGGCGAAGGCGAAGACCGGCATTGAATGCCGGATGGTGATGATCGGCGAGCGCCACATGGGGCCGGAGCAGGTGGAAGGCGCCGCGCGCTATGCCGTCGAAGGCCGGTTCCCGCTTCTGACGGGCTTCAACATGGCCGGCGACGAGCGCATGGGGCGTGTCGCCGATTACGCCCGCGCCTTCGATATCGCCCGTGAGGGCGGGCTGAAGCTCACGATCCATGCCGGCGAGGTCTGCGGACCGTTTTCGGTGCGCGATGCGCTGGATCTGGTGAAGCCGGACCGCATCGGCCATGGCGTGCGCGCCATCGAGGAGCCGGCACTGGTCGAGCGTCTGGCGGAGGAAGGTGTGGTGCTGGAGGTCTGCCCCGGTTCCAATGTTGCCCTTTCCGTCTTTGCCGACTTCGACAGCCATCCGTTGCGACGACTTTATGATGCGGGCGTCGGGGTGACGCTCAATTCCGACGATCCGCCTTTCTTTCACACCTCGCTTGCCCGCGAATATGCCATCGCCGCCGAGATGGGGTTTTCCGAAGCGGAAATTGCCGGAATGACGCGAACGGCGATCGAGGCGGCCTTTGTCGATGAGGCGACCCGCGCCCGGCTTCTGGCCCGGCTTTCGGATTGA
- the upp gene encoding uracil phosphoribosyltransferase, producing MDGVTVISHPLVQHKLTKMRQKDTSTAGFRRLLREISTLLCYEVTRDLELTMETIETPLTEMQAPVLEGKKLVFASILRAGNGLLEGMLDLVPSARVSHIGVYRDHETLEAIEYFFKAPEDIAERLVIVVDPMLATGNSSIAAIDRLKERGVKNIRFLCLLAAPEGIKHFSETHPDVPIFTASIDSHLNEQGYIVPGLGDAGDRMYGTK from the coding sequence ATGGACGGCGTCACGGTCATCTCTCACCCCCTGGTCCAGCACAAGCTGACGAAGATGCGGCAGAAGGATACCTCGACGGCGGGGTTCCGGCGGCTCCTGCGCGAAATCTCGACGCTGCTTTGCTACGAGGTCACGCGCGATCTTGAACTGACGATGGAAACCATCGAAACGCCGCTCACCGAAATGCAGGCGCCGGTCCTGGAAGGCAAGAAGCTGGTCTTTGCCTCGATCCTGCGCGCCGGCAACGGTCTCCTGGAGGGGATGCTCGATCTCGTGCCCTCGGCTCGCGTCTCCCATATCGGCGTCTACCGCGATCACGAAACGCTGGAAGCGATCGAATATTTCTTCAAGGCGCCGGAAGATATTGCCGAGCGTCTCGTCATCGTCGTCGATCCGATGCTCGCCACCGGCAATTCGTCGATCGCGGCCATCGATCGGCTGAAGGAACGCGGCGTCAAGAACATCCGCTTCCTCTGCCTGCTGGCAGCGCCGGAAGGCATCAAGCACTTCAGCGAAACCCACCCGGACGTGCCGATCTTCACCGCCTCGATCGACAGCCACCTGAACGAGCAGGGCTATATCGTCCCCGGTCTCGGCGATGCTGGCGACCGCATGTACGGAACTAAGTAA
- a CDS encoding peptidylprolyl isomerase: MQKRHFAAAALLATAVGFAAPAFAQDAATDDPVVATVGGEPIHQSELQQTFDRFKGQFGQMTDEQLRGVALSSLIDMKVVTDAAEKEGIDQTDAFKARMEDLRQQELYNEYLASIIDDQITDDMLKARYDEEVAKAPKQEEVHARHILVKTEDEAKDIIKQLDDGASFEDLAKEHSTGPSGPNGGDLGYFSKGQMVPEFEEAAFALKPGEHTETPVQTQFGFHVIEVEDVREKPPVAFDQVKPQLQQALATEKYNEILSGLRDDDTVVINDEDLKAQYDAVNEQLQQKQ; the protein is encoded by the coding sequence ATGCAGAAAAGACATTTCGCAGCCGCCGCGCTGCTCGCAACAGCGGTTGGTTTCGCCGCGCCGGCTTTCGCCCAGGACGCAGCAACCGACGATCCGGTGGTCGCGACGGTGGGTGGCGAGCCCATCCACCAGTCCGAACTGCAGCAGACCTTCGATCGCTTCAAGGGCCAGTTCGGCCAGATGACCGACGAGCAGCTCCGCGGCGTCGCCCTTTCGAGCCTGATCGACATGAAGGTCGTCACCGACGCCGCCGAAAAGGAAGGCATCGACCAGACCGACGCGTTCAAGGCGCGCATGGAAGACCTCCGTCAGCAGGAACTCTATAATGAATATCTGGCCTCGATCATCGATGACCAGATCACCGACGACATGCTGAAGGCCCGCTACGACGAGGAAGTCGCCAAGGCGCCGAAGCAGGAAGAAGTCCACGCCCGTCACATTCTGGTTAAGACCGAAGACGAAGCCAAGGACATCATCAAGCAGCTTGATGACGGCGCCAGCTTCGAAGACCTCGCCAAGGAACATTCGACCGGCCCGTCCGGCCCGAATGGCGGCGACCTCGGCTATTTCTCCAAGGGCCAGATGGTGCCTGAATTCGAAGAAGCCGCCTTCGCGCTGAAGCCCGGCGAACACACCGAAACGCCGGTACAGACCCAGTTCGGCTTCCATGTCATCGAAGTCGAGGACGTCCGCGAAAAGCCGCCGGTTGCCTTCGATCAGGTCAAGCCGCAGCTCCAGCAGGCGCTTGCGACCGAAAAGTACAACGAGATCCTGTCGGGCCTGCGCGATGACGACACCGTCGTCATCAATGACGAAGACCTGAAGGCGCAGTACGACGCAGTCAACGAGCAGCTGCAGCAGAAGCAGTAG
- the secA gene encoding preprotein translocase subunit SecA → MVSLGGVARKLFGSANDRRIRSYKPRVAAINALEEEISALSNDALKAKTDEFKQQIADGKTLDDILIEAFAVVREASKRVLGLRPFDVQLIGGMILHENAIAEMKTGEGKTLVSTLPVYLNALAGKGVHVVTVNDYLARRDSETMGRLHAFLGLTTGVIHHGLDDQQRKAAYACDITYATNNELGFDYLRDNMKMQRSEMVQRGHNYAIVDEVDSILVDEARTPLIISGPLDDRSDLYVAIDKVIPMLEESDYEIDEKQRSANFSEDGMEKLEKLLTEMGLMKGASLYDIENVAIVHHLNNALKAHKLFSRDKDYIVRDDEVVIIDEFTGRMMPGRRYSEGQHQALEAKENVKIQPENQTLASITFQNYFRMYDKLAGMTGTAATEAEEFGNIYGLDVVEVPTNLPIARLDEDDEVYLTVQEKYQAIVSEIKEAKEKGQPVLVGTTSIEKSELLAAALRRDGISDFSVLNARYHEQEAFIISQAGVPGALTIATNMAGRGTDIQLGGNLEMRIEAELGGTEPGIDIVTNEQGQKVEVERKFTPAGPEREEKEKAIRADVARLKEQALAAGGLYVIATERHESRRIDNQLRGRSGRQGDPGRSKFYLSLQDDLMRIFGSDRMESMLTKLGLKEGEAIVHPWINKALERAQKKVEARNFDIRKNLLKYDDVLNDQRKVVFDQRKELMDSEDISDIVVDMRHEVIENAVKRRIPERAYAEQWDVAGLKEDCVRLLNLDLPIEEWAQEDGIAEPEIEQRIIDAAEKAAAVRAEQAAQFGPDVQKYVERQVTMQALDHLWREHIVNLDHLRSVIGFRGYAQRDPLQEYKAEAFELFQALLTNMREVAVSQISRVQLVRQAPPPEAEPAVDPAQMRASHIDPDTGNDEMAEADAVGETDVMPAEWANTGRNDPCPCGSGKKFKHCHGRLLA, encoded by the coding sequence ATGGTCTCACTCGGTGGCGTAGCCCGCAAATTGTTCGGTTCGGCCAATGACCGCCGGATCCGCTCCTACAAGCCGCGTGTGGCCGCGATCAATGCCCTCGAGGAGGAGATTTCAGCCCTTTCCAACGATGCGCTGAAGGCAAAAACCGACGAATTCAAGCAGCAGATTGCCGACGGCAAGACCCTCGACGATATCCTGATCGAAGCCTTCGCCGTGGTGCGCGAGGCTTCCAAGCGCGTTCTCGGCCTCAGGCCCTTCGATGTCCAGCTCATCGGCGGCATGATCCTGCACGAAAATGCCATTGCCGAGATGAAGACCGGTGAAGGTAAGACGCTTGTATCGACGCTTCCCGTCTATCTGAATGCGCTCGCCGGCAAGGGTGTCCACGTCGTTACCGTTAACGACTATCTGGCCCGCCGCGACAGCGAGACCATGGGCCGGCTTCATGCCTTCCTCGGCCTGACCACCGGCGTCATCCATCACGGTCTCGACGACCAGCAGCGCAAGGCTGCCTATGCATGCGACATCACCTACGCGACCAATAACGAACTCGGCTTCGACTATCTGCGCGACAACATGAAGATGCAGCGCTCCGAGATGGTCCAGCGCGGCCACAACTATGCGATCGTCGACGAGGTCGACTCGATCCTGGTTGACGAAGCGCGCACGCCGCTGATCATCTCCGGCCCGCTCGACGACCGCTCCGATCTCTATGTCGCGATCGACAAGGTCATCCCGATGCTGGAGGAGAGCGATTACGAGATCGACGAGAAGCAGCGCTCCGCCAACTTCTCCGAAGACGGCATGGAGAAGCTCGAAAAGCTTCTGACCGAGATGGGCCTGATGAAGGGCGCCTCGCTCTACGACATCGAGAATGTCGCGATCGTCCACCACCTCAACAATGCGCTGAAGGCGCACAAGCTGTTTTCGCGTGACAAGGACTACATCGTCCGCGACGACGAGGTCGTGATCATCGACGAATTCACCGGCCGCATGATGCCGGGCCGGCGTTATTCCGAAGGCCAGCACCAGGCGCTGGAAGCCAAGGAAAACGTCAAGATCCAGCCGGAAAACCAGACGCTCGCCTCGATCACCTTCCAGAACTATTTCCGCATGTACGACAAGCTCGCCGGCATGACCGGCACGGCGGCGACGGAAGCGGAAGAATTCGGCAACATCTACGGCCTCGACGTCGTTGAAGTGCCGACCAACCTGCCGATTGCGCGTCTCGACGAAGACGACGAAGTCTATCTGACGGTTCAGGAAAAATACCAGGCGATCGTCTCCGAGATCAAGGAAGCCAAGGAAAAGGGCCAGCCGGTTCTCGTCGGCACCACCTCGATCGAAAAGTCCGAGCTTCTGGCCGCCGCCCTTCGCCGCGACGGCATTTCCGATTTCAGCGTGCTGAACGCCCGCTACCACGAGCAGGAAGCCTTCATCATTTCGCAGGCCGGTGTGCCGGGCGCGCTGACGATCGCCACCAACATGGCCGGTCGCGGTACCGACATCCAGCTCGGCGGCAACCTCGAAATGCGTATCGAAGCCGAACTTGGTGGCACCGAACCCGGCATCGACATCGTCACCAACGAGCAGGGCCAGAAGGTCGAGGTCGAGCGCAAGTTCACGCCGGCCGGTCCTGAGCGTGAGGAAAAGGAAAAGGCGATCCGCGCCGATGTTGCCCGGCTGAAGGAGCAGGCGCTTGCCGCCGGCGGTCTTTACGTGATCGCCACCGAGCGCCACGAAAGCCGCCGCATCGACAACCAGTTACGCGGCCGTTCCGGTCGTCAGGGTGACCCTGGTCGCTCGAAATTCTATCTGTCGCTGCAGGACGACCTGATGCGCATCTTCGGTTCCGACCGGATGGAAAGCATGCTGACCAAGCTTGGCCTGAAGGAAGGCGAGGCGATTGTCCATCCCTGGATCAACAAGGCTCTGGAGCGCGCGCAGAAGAAGGTCGAAGCCCGCAACTTCGACATCCGCAAGAACCTTCTGAAGTACGACGACGTGCTGAACGACCAGCGCAAGGTCGTCTTCGACCAGCGCAAGGAACTGATGGATTCGGAGGACATCTCCGACATCGTCGTCGACATGCGCCACGAAGTCATCGAAAACGCCGTCAAGCGCCGAATCCCCGAACGGGCCTATGCCGAACAGTGGGATGTTGCCGGCCTGAAGGAAGACTGTGTCCGCCTGCTCAACCTTGATCTGCCGATAGAGGAATGGGCGCAGGAGGATGGCATCGCCGAGCCGGAGATCGAGCAGCGCATCATCGACGCAGCCGAGAAGGCCGCTGCTGTCCGGGCCGAGCAGGCAGCGCAGTTCGGTCCCGACGTGCAGAAATATGTCGAGCGGCAGGTGACCATGCAGGCGCTCGACCATCTCTGGCGCGAGCATATCGTCAACCTCGATCATCTGCGCTCGGTCATCGGCTTCCGCGGCTATGCTCAGCGCGATCCGTTGCAGGAATACAAGGCCGAGGCCTTCGAACTGTTCCAGGCGCTGCTGACCAATATGCGCGAAGTCGCGGTTTCGCAGATTTCGCGCGTCCAGCTCGTGCGCCAGGCACCGCCGCCGGAAGCCGAGCCGGCCGTCGATCCGGCGCAGATGCGTGCAAGCCACATCGATCCGGATACTGGTAATGACGAGATGGCTGAGGCCGATGCGGTTGGCGAGACCGACGTGATGCCGGCGGAATGGGCCAATACCGGTCGCAACGATCCTTGCCCGTGCGGCTCCGGCAAGAAGTTCAAGCATTGCCACGGCCGGCTGCTCGCCTGA
- a CDS encoding anthranilate synthase, with product MSLQERPDGGESYQTKGGVNITRTRREVGYDDAISSYIERLDERRGAVFSSNYEYPGRYTRWDTAIIDPPAAISCNGRAVWLEAFNGRGEALLTLILPVLENLDAVTVTGKTNRRIDLTVAAPDRQFTEEERSKAPTVFTVLRAIVDLFYSDEDASLGFYGAFGYDLAFQFDAVDLKLVRPDDQRDMVLFIPDEVLMVDNHAAKAWIDRYDFEKDGVTTEGKAGDIASEPFAPSDRVPPKSDHRPGEYAELVVKAKESFVRGDLFEVVPGQKFMERCASKPSAISKRLKATNPSPYSFFINLGNQEYLIGASPEMFVRVTGRRVETCPISGTIKRGEDPIADSQQILKLLNSQKDESELTMCSDVDRNDKSRVCEPGSVKVIGRRQIEMYSRLIHTVDHIEGRLRRGMDAFDAFLSHAWAVTVTGAPKLWAMRFIERHEKSPRAWYGGAIGMVGFNGDMNTGLTLRTIRVKDGIAEVRAGATLLYDSVPEDEEAETELKASAMLAAIREAEAAKLAPATRSVSKAGAGLKILLVDHEDSFVHTLANYFRQTGAEVATVRSPVADETFDRVNPDLVVLSPGPGSPKDFDCKTTIKKARSRNLPIFGVCLGLQALAEAYGGTLRQLAVPMHGKPSRIRILEHGRMFDGLPGEITVGRYHSIFADAVQLPAEFAISAETDDGIVMGIEHQSEPVAAVQFHPESIMTLGGDAGMRIIENVVGKLVGRADEAPVGRKAAG from the coding sequence ATGAGCCTTCAGGAACGGCCGGATGGCGGTGAGAGCTATCAGACCAAAGGTGGCGTGAACATCACCCGCACGCGGCGCGAAGTCGGTTACGACGATGCGATTTCGAGCTATATCGAGCGGCTCGACGAGCGGCGCGGTGCGGTTTTCTCTTCGAATTACGAATATCCGGGGCGCTACACCCGCTGGGATACGGCGATCATCGATCCGCCGGCTGCCATCTCCTGCAATGGCCGCGCCGTGTGGCTCGAAGCCTTCAATGGCCGCGGCGAAGCGCTGCTGACACTCATCCTGCCGGTGCTGGAAAACCTCGATGCCGTCACGGTCACCGGCAAGACCAACCGGCGCATCGACCTCACCGTTGCCGCGCCTGACCGCCAGTTTACCGAGGAAGAGCGGTCCAAGGCGCCGACGGTCTTCACCGTGCTGCGCGCGATTGTCGACCTGTTCTATTCCGACGAGGATGCGAGCCTCGGCTTCTATGGCGCCTTCGGCTACGATCTCGCCTTCCAGTTCGATGCCGTCGACCTGAAGTTGGTTCGCCCGGACGATCAGCGCGACATGGTGCTGTTCATCCCAGACGAGGTGCTGATGGTCGACAACCACGCCGCCAAGGCCTGGATCGATCGCTATGATTTCGAAAAGGACGGTGTCACGACCGAGGGCAAGGCCGGCGATATCGCCTCCGAGCCTTTCGCGCCCTCCGATCGCGTGCCGCCGAAGAGCGATCATCGCCCCGGCGAATATGCCGAACTCGTGGTCAAGGCCAAGGAAAGCTTCGTGCGCGGCGACCTGTTCGAGGTCGTTCCCGGCCAGAAGTTCATGGAGCGCTGCGCCAGCAAGCCGTCGGCGATCTCCAAGCGGCTGAAGGCCACCAACCCGTCGCCTTATTCCTTCTTCATCAATCTCGGCAATCAGGAATATCTGATCGGCGCGTCGCCGGAAATGTTCGTCCGGGTCACCGGACGTCGTGTCGAGACCTGCCCGATTTCCGGCACGATCAAACGTGGCGAGGATCCGATAGCCGACAGCCAGCAGATCCTCAAACTCCTGAATTCGCAGAAGGACGAATCAGAGCTTACCATGTGCTCCGACGTCGATCGCAACGACAAGAGCCGGGTCTGCGAGCCGGGCTCGGTCAAGGTCATCGGCCGTCGCCAGATCGAGATGTATTCGCGTCTGATCCACACTGTGGACCATATCGAGGGCCGGCTGCGTCGCGGCATGGATGCCTTTGACGCCTTCCTCAGCCATGCCTGGGCGGTGACGGTCACCGGTGCGCCGAAGCTCTGGGCGATGCGCTTCATCGAGCGCCACGAGAAGAGCCCGCGCGCCTGGTATGGTGGTGCCATCGGCATGGTCGGTTTCAACGGCGACATGAACACGGGCCTGACGCTCCGGACCATCCGGGTCAAGGACGGTATCGCCGAGGTCCGTGCCGGCGCGACCCTGCTCTATGATTCCGTGCCCGAAGACGAAGAGGCGGAGACCGAATTGAAAGCTTCAGCCATGCTCGCCGCCATCCGCGAGGCGGAGGCCGCCAAACTTGCGCCTGCAACCCGTTCGGTCTCGAAAGCCGGGGCAGGGCTCAAGATCCTGCTGGTCGATCACGAGGACAGTTTCGTCCACACGCTCGCCAACTACTTCCGCCAGACCGGCGCCGAAGTGGCAACGGTGCGCTCGCCGGTGGCCGACGAGACCTTTGATCGCGTCAATCCGGATCTGGTCGTGCTGTCGCCCGGACCGGGCAGCCCGAAGGATTTCGACTGCAAGACAACGATCAAGAAGGCGCGCAGTCGCAACCTGCCGATCTTCGGCGTCTGCCTCGGCCTGCAGGCGCTTGCGGAAGCCTATGGCGGCACGCTGCGCCAGCTCGCCGTGCCGATGCACGGCAAGCCGTCGCGCATCCGCATCCTCGAGCATGGCCGCATGTTCGACGGGCTGCCGGGCGAGATCACCGTCGGCCGCTATCACTCGATCTTCGCCGATGCCGTACAGCTTCCCGCCGAGTTCGCGATTTCGGCGGAAACCGATGATGGCATCGTCATGGGCATCGAGCATCAGAGCGAGCCGGTGGCAGCGGTCCAGTTCCACCCCGAATCGATCATGACGCTCGGCGGCGATGCCGGCATGCGGATCATCGAGAATGTTGTGGGCAAGCTTGTTGGCCGCGCCGACGAAGCGCCCGTCGGGCGAAAGGCCGCAGGCTGA